The proteins below come from a single Stomoxys calcitrans chromosome 1, idStoCalc2.1, whole genome shotgun sequence genomic window:
- the LOC106090940 gene encoding probable ATP-dependent RNA helicase DDX20 isoform X1, translating to MECKGLAHNLEAVQRTEDVRLKDLAPFSKMLLSEQLRKGLHQAGFVYPTVIQATAIPLGKSGIDLLVQSKSGTGKTLIFCSIVLEAYNSEVREPQSLIVAPTREIATQIEDTLNNIGKFCPGFKAVCVIGGLDVADDRKRVQGAKAIVGTPGRILHLIQNEVLNTSQISLLVLDEADKMYTHTFRQDLQRIRNALPNRKQTLACSATFEDNLDQEIAKVMKNPLLVSTEERATVLLGIKQFVYELPEQKTSILEMQLKLDALRHIFGRVTFKQCLIFAGSQSRADSYRNYLEKDGWPCELISGAQNQKTRLEQFRKFREFKTRILLATDLMARGVDSENVNLVINLELPTDSVTYLHRIGRAGRFGSHGIAISCVASEKDQKTFKKLITDVATGMKVLKFPSKAEEEKEQRDLWNFTQFEDDIKYFGLYQAEPMPKAPLASQDNISLTPSLSENKENLSNNLTSLQQSSIDTNTFLINSKDSAVNMPQLTESSQVPEKQLVNEANVTAPANSENINAHTPCESINEGSTHQLITSNTIDDASSIAADSLRSSQQDISRYQSVLMQKSAIPTLVEFLVDRQSSQDTPTKRNQDLFDAYTEEVLNDPKDVSEIDVVVDGPVLNSTKLAQLKSLLIDKPTPKTPVKENVDLYSDFANFKEEDSSISLSDDVNKQTFIMSVTTPSIQQDSLEELRNNSSDLYPATDETTVTTESHDRGKGPKHFPSPAHNHVPTGFIPDVVPDPNMQSNKMQQRQKLSINVTAHIEIPPYQSPPNSVSPIVNALENREEAASPSTTESSVATLSNQEDEGQQSGSEAEHSGGNSSGFDEKTSTSGSSGIETSEPESNRAQGGIPAYETSSDEEDDEEESDDNDFSYDEDDGDDEDEAVHYFSDEDDDNETRNCVGEVLYRRPAAQASSQSSSSNTITNAENNPLNVAYQSAYSRWVDLYWNQMTLVQDYVKFFIFTREQQQQQQQQEQHE from the exons atggagTGCAAGGGATTGGCCCATAATCTGGAGGCAGTTCAACGCACCGAAGATGTGCGTCTCAAGGATTTGGCACCGTTTAGTAAAATGTTACTTTCCGAACAGCTACGCAAGGGATTGCATCAAGCCGGCTTTGTCTATCCAACGGTAATACAAGCAACCGCTATACCTTTGGGAAAATCTGGAATAG ATTTGTTGGTACAATCCAAGTCGGGCACAGGCAAGACCTTAATTTTTTGCTCCATTGTCTTGGAGGCCTATAACAGTGAAGTGCGCGAACCCCAGTCTTTGATTGTTGCTCCCACGCGCGAGATAGCCACACAAATTGAGGATACCCTAAATAATATAGGAAAATTCTGCCCCGGTTTCAAGGCGGTATGTGTGATAGGAGGTTTGGATGTAGCCGATGACCGCAAGCGTGTGCAGGGAGCCAAAGCTATAGTTGGCACCCCGGGTAGAATTTTGCATCTCATACAAAACGAGGTACTCAATACATCTCAAATCAGTTTgctggtgctggacgaggctgATAAAATGTATACCCACACCTTCCGCCAAGATCTACAGCGGATACGCAATGCTCTGCCTAATCGCAAACAGACTTTGGCTTGCAGTGCCACTTTCGAAGACAATCTTGACCAAGAAATAGCCAAAGTAATGAAAAATCCACTGCTGGTGTCTACAGAGGAAAGAGCTACCGTATTGCTGGGAATTAAACAATTCGTCTATGAGTTGCCGGAGCAGAAAACCAGCATTTTGGAAATGCAATTGAAATTGGATGCTCTGAGACATATATTCGGCCGTGTGACCTTCAAGCAATGCTTGATATTTGCTGGTTCCCAATCGCGGGCGGATTCTTATCGCAACTATCTGGAAAAGGATGGTTGGCCTTGTGAACTTATCTCAGgggcccaaaatcaaaagactcGTTTGGAACAATTTCGCAAATTTCGAGAATTTAAAACTCGCATTCTCCTGGCCACTGATCTCATGGCCCGAGGCGTCGACTCGGAGAATGTCAACTTGGTCATCAATTTGGAATTACCCACCGATTCGGTGACATATTTGCACAGAATTGGCAGAGCTGGACGATTTGGTTCCCATGGCATAGCCATTAGTTGTGTGGCATCGGAAAAGGATCAAAAGACTTTTAAAAAACTCATAACCGATGTGGCAACAGGCATGAAAGTTCTAAAATTCCCCTCCAAAGCCGAAGAGGAAAAGGAGCAGCGTGACTTGtggaattttacacaatttGAGGATGACATAAAATACTTTGGGCTATATCAGGCGGAGCCCATGCCAAAGGCTCCCCTGGCTTCGCAAGACAATATATCGTTGACACCCTCGTTGTCCGAAAACAAAGAGAATCTATCGAACAATCTAACATCGCTGCAACAATCCTCCATTGACACCAACACCTTTCTCATCAACTCCAAGGATAGTGCAGTTAATATGCCGCAATTGACAGAGTCGTCACAGGTTCCCGAAAAGCAGCTTGTGAATGAGGCAAATGTCACAGCACCTGCAAATTCTGAGAATATAAATGCCCATACACCTTGCGAGTCTATCAATGAGGGTTCTACACATCAACTCATAACTTCGAATACAATTGATGATGCCAGCAGCATTGCGGCTGATAGTTTGCGCAGTAGTCAACAGGATATATCACGCTATCAATCGGTATTGATGCAGAAATCTGCTATACCTACTTTGGTCGAGTTTTTGGTTGATCGTCAATCGTCGCAGGATACACCGACAAAACGCAATCAAGACCTGTTCGATGCATACACTGAAGAAGTGTTGAATGACccaaaggatgtgtcagag ATTGACGTTGTCGTGGATGGTCCTGTTCTAAACTCTACCAAATTGGCTCAATTAAAGTCACTGCTCATCGATAAGCCAACACCAAAGACGCCGGTTAAAGAGAATGTTGACTTATATTCGGATTTTGCTAACTTTAAAGAGGAAGACAGTTCAATTTCTCTATCGGACGATGTGAACAAGCAAACCTTCATAATGTCGGTAACAACGCCATCCATACAACAGGATTCTCTCGAGGAATTGCGCAACAACTCCTCAGATTTATATCCAGCCACAGATGAAACCACAGTGACTACAGAGTCTCATGACAGGGGCAAGGGCCCGAAGCATTTTCCTTCGCCAGCTCATAATCATGTGCCAACAGGCTTTATACCCGATGTCGTACCGGATCCCAATATGCAAAGCAATAAAATGCAGCAAAGACAGAAGCTATCGATAAATGTAACAGCACAT ATTGAAATACCGCCCTATCAATCACCTCCCAATTCGGTATCGCCCATTGTCAATGCATTGGAAAATCGCGAGGAAGCAGCATCACCCTCTACAACTGAAAGCTCTGTGGCCACATTGTCCAATCAGGAGGACGAGGGCCAGCAGTCTGGCTCAGAGGCAGAACACTCTGGCGGTAATAGCAGTGGCTTTGATGAGAAAACATCCACTTCTGGTTCATCAGGGATTGAAACCTCGGAACCAGAGAGTAATAGGGCACAGGGAGGAATACCTGCCTATGAAACCTCTAGCGATGAAGAGGATG ACGAAGAGGAAAGTGATGACAATGATTTTTCCTATGATGAAGATGATGGAGACGATGAAG ACGAAGCCGTGCATTATTTCAGTGATGAGGATGATGATAATGAGACTAGAAATTGCGTTGGAGAAGTACTTTATCGTCGACCCGCTGCTCAAGCTTCTAGTCAAAGTTCATCATCGAATACGATCACAAATGCTGAAAATAATCCCCTTAATGTGGCCTATCAATCAGCCTATTCACGTTGGGTGGATTTGTATTGGAATCAAATGACACTGGTTCAGGATTATgtcaaatttttcatttttacacgagaacaacaacaacaacagcagcagcaggaaCAACATGAATAG
- the LOC106090940 gene encoding probable ATP-dependent RNA helicase DDX20 isoform X2 has product MECKGLAHNLEAVQRTEDVRLKDLAPFSKMLLSEQLRKGLHQAGFVYPTVIQATAIPLGKSGIDLLVQSKSGTGKTLIFCSIVLEAYNSEVREPQSLIVAPTREIATQIEDTLNNIGKFCPGFKAVCVIGGLDVADDRKRVQGAKAIVGTPGRILHLIQNEVLNTSQISLLVLDEADKMYTHTFRQDLQRIRNALPNRKQTLACSATFEDNLDQEIAKVMKNPLLVSTEERATVLLGIKQFVYELPEQKTSILEMQLKLDALRHIFGRVTFKQCLIFAGSQSRADSYRNYLEKDGWPCELISGAQNQKTRLEQFRKFREFKTRILLATDLMARGVDSENVNLVINLELPTDSVTYLHRIGRAGRFGSHGIAISCVASEKDQKTFKKLITDVATGMKVLKFPSKAEEEKEQRDLWNFTQFEDDIKYFGLYQAEPMPKAPLASQDNISLTPSLSENKENLSNNLTSLQQSSIDTNTFLINSKDSAVNMPQLTESSQVPEKQLVNEANVTAPANSENINAHTPCESINEGSTHQLITSNTIDDASSIAADSLRSSQQDISRYQSVLMQKSAIPTLVEFLVDRQSSQDTPTKRNQDLFDAYTEEVLNDPKDVSEIDVVVDGPVLNSTKLAQLKSLLIDKPTPKTPVKENVDLYSDFANFKEEDSSISLSDDVNKQTFIMSVTTPSIQQDSLEELRNNSSDLYPATDETTVTTESHDRGKGPKHFPSPAHNHVPTGFIPDVVPDPNMQSNKMQQRQKLSINIEIPPYQSPPNSVSPIVNALENREEAASPSTTESSVATLSNQEDEGQQSGSEAEHSGGNSSGFDEKTSTSGSSGIETSEPESNRAQGGIPAYETSSDEEDDEEESDDNDFSYDEDDGDDEDEAVHYFSDEDDDNETRNCVGEVLYRRPAAQASSQSSSSNTITNAENNPLNVAYQSAYSRWVDLYWNQMTLVQDYVKFFIFTREQQQQQQQQEQHE; this is encoded by the exons atggagTGCAAGGGATTGGCCCATAATCTGGAGGCAGTTCAACGCACCGAAGATGTGCGTCTCAAGGATTTGGCACCGTTTAGTAAAATGTTACTTTCCGAACAGCTACGCAAGGGATTGCATCAAGCCGGCTTTGTCTATCCAACGGTAATACAAGCAACCGCTATACCTTTGGGAAAATCTGGAATAG ATTTGTTGGTACAATCCAAGTCGGGCACAGGCAAGACCTTAATTTTTTGCTCCATTGTCTTGGAGGCCTATAACAGTGAAGTGCGCGAACCCCAGTCTTTGATTGTTGCTCCCACGCGCGAGATAGCCACACAAATTGAGGATACCCTAAATAATATAGGAAAATTCTGCCCCGGTTTCAAGGCGGTATGTGTGATAGGAGGTTTGGATGTAGCCGATGACCGCAAGCGTGTGCAGGGAGCCAAAGCTATAGTTGGCACCCCGGGTAGAATTTTGCATCTCATACAAAACGAGGTACTCAATACATCTCAAATCAGTTTgctggtgctggacgaggctgATAAAATGTATACCCACACCTTCCGCCAAGATCTACAGCGGATACGCAATGCTCTGCCTAATCGCAAACAGACTTTGGCTTGCAGTGCCACTTTCGAAGACAATCTTGACCAAGAAATAGCCAAAGTAATGAAAAATCCACTGCTGGTGTCTACAGAGGAAAGAGCTACCGTATTGCTGGGAATTAAACAATTCGTCTATGAGTTGCCGGAGCAGAAAACCAGCATTTTGGAAATGCAATTGAAATTGGATGCTCTGAGACATATATTCGGCCGTGTGACCTTCAAGCAATGCTTGATATTTGCTGGTTCCCAATCGCGGGCGGATTCTTATCGCAACTATCTGGAAAAGGATGGTTGGCCTTGTGAACTTATCTCAGgggcccaaaatcaaaagactcGTTTGGAACAATTTCGCAAATTTCGAGAATTTAAAACTCGCATTCTCCTGGCCACTGATCTCATGGCCCGAGGCGTCGACTCGGAGAATGTCAACTTGGTCATCAATTTGGAATTACCCACCGATTCGGTGACATATTTGCACAGAATTGGCAGAGCTGGACGATTTGGTTCCCATGGCATAGCCATTAGTTGTGTGGCATCGGAAAAGGATCAAAAGACTTTTAAAAAACTCATAACCGATGTGGCAACAGGCATGAAAGTTCTAAAATTCCCCTCCAAAGCCGAAGAGGAAAAGGAGCAGCGTGACTTGtggaattttacacaatttGAGGATGACATAAAATACTTTGGGCTATATCAGGCGGAGCCCATGCCAAAGGCTCCCCTGGCTTCGCAAGACAATATATCGTTGACACCCTCGTTGTCCGAAAACAAAGAGAATCTATCGAACAATCTAACATCGCTGCAACAATCCTCCATTGACACCAACACCTTTCTCATCAACTCCAAGGATAGTGCAGTTAATATGCCGCAATTGACAGAGTCGTCACAGGTTCCCGAAAAGCAGCTTGTGAATGAGGCAAATGTCACAGCACCTGCAAATTCTGAGAATATAAATGCCCATACACCTTGCGAGTCTATCAATGAGGGTTCTACACATCAACTCATAACTTCGAATACAATTGATGATGCCAGCAGCATTGCGGCTGATAGTTTGCGCAGTAGTCAACAGGATATATCACGCTATCAATCGGTATTGATGCAGAAATCTGCTATACCTACTTTGGTCGAGTTTTTGGTTGATCGTCAATCGTCGCAGGATACACCGACAAAACGCAATCAAGACCTGTTCGATGCATACACTGAAGAAGTGTTGAATGACccaaaggatgtgtcagag ATTGACGTTGTCGTGGATGGTCCTGTTCTAAACTCTACCAAATTGGCTCAATTAAAGTCACTGCTCATCGATAAGCCAACACCAAAGACGCCGGTTAAAGAGAATGTTGACTTATATTCGGATTTTGCTAACTTTAAAGAGGAAGACAGTTCAATTTCTCTATCGGACGATGTGAACAAGCAAACCTTCATAATGTCGGTAACAACGCCATCCATACAACAGGATTCTCTCGAGGAATTGCGCAACAACTCCTCAGATTTATATCCAGCCACAGATGAAACCACAGTGACTACAGAGTCTCATGACAGGGGCAAGGGCCCGAAGCATTTTCCTTCGCCAGCTCATAATCATGTGCCAACAGGCTTTATACCCGATGTCGTACCGGATCCCAATATGCAAAGCAATAAAATGCAGCAAAGACAGAAGCTATCGATAAAT ATTGAAATACCGCCCTATCAATCACCTCCCAATTCGGTATCGCCCATTGTCAATGCATTGGAAAATCGCGAGGAAGCAGCATCACCCTCTACAACTGAAAGCTCTGTGGCCACATTGTCCAATCAGGAGGACGAGGGCCAGCAGTCTGGCTCAGAGGCAGAACACTCTGGCGGTAATAGCAGTGGCTTTGATGAGAAAACATCCACTTCTGGTTCATCAGGGATTGAAACCTCGGAACCAGAGAGTAATAGGGCACAGGGAGGAATACCTGCCTATGAAACCTCTAGCGATGAAGAGGATG ACGAAGAGGAAAGTGATGACAATGATTTTTCCTATGATGAAGATGATGGAGACGATGAAG ACGAAGCCGTGCATTATTTCAGTGATGAGGATGATGATAATGAGACTAGAAATTGCGTTGGAGAAGTACTTTATCGTCGACCCGCTGCTCAAGCTTCTAGTCAAAGTTCATCATCGAATACGATCACAAATGCTGAAAATAATCCCCTTAATGTGGCCTATCAATCAGCCTATTCACGTTGGGTGGATTTGTATTGGAATCAAATGACACTGGTTCAGGATTATgtcaaatttttcatttttacacgagaacaacaacaacaacagcagcagcaggaaCAACATGAATAG